The Isachenkonia alkalipeptolytica DNA segment ACTCCTTGACCAAAAATGGTCTTTCCAAAGTTTACTTCCTATGGCAGGATACTCGTTCTGATACTTTCTCATCAAAGACTTTGCGTCGATATTTGCTGACCAATACCAGATGATAATTCATCAGAAACACTGAATGTTTATTGCTATCCAACTGCATGATTCTCACCTCGTTTAGGCTGAATCTACTGATTTATTTATACCCATTTTTCAAGCTCAAAACCACCGATTCATCTCCCACCTACGCGCTCACTTTGTGAGTAAGGAAGGCTAAGAGGAGGGAGACTTCTCGGCATTGCGGTTAAATTATGATTAATTTATTGTTTCATTGGTTGTTTCGACTTAACTTATAATTTTTTCATCTCAAATTACCATGAACTCGCCTCTACCCTCTCTTAGCCACCTTATTCCAAAGGGTTCCGATACTTTCGATTTCACAGACCACACGATCTCCAGATTTAAGATATTTAGGAGGAGTGAAGCCTTTGCCCACGCCTCCAGGAGTACCTGTGGCAATTATATCGCCCGCTTGTAATGTGGTGCCTCTAGATAAGTCGCTTATAATATAGGGCAGGTCAAAAATAAAATTCTTTGTGTTGGAAGACTGACGCAATTCCCCATTGATTTCACAGCTTAAGTCCAGTCTTACAGGAGTTTTTATAAAGTCACGATGAAGAATCGTCGGTCCCATGGCGGTAAAGGTATCCAGACTTTTACCTCGGATAAATTGTTGGTGCCTACTCTGCAGGTCCCTTGCGGTAACATCGTTCATAATGGTATAGCCGAAGATATGATCAAAGGCCTTTTCTATTGGAATATCTCTTCCGGATTTCCCAATAATTGCCGCTAACTCCACTTCATAATCTACGGAGTTCGTTACCTCTTCATGCAGTTCTATGACCCCTCCGGTCCCTATAATTTCCGAGGCCATTTTACCAAAGTAGACCGGCACCTTCGGAATCGGTCGAGGCCTTCCATCGTCTCCCTTTAATTCTTTGACATGATCCTGATAATTCATTCCGAGACAAATTATATTTCTTAGGGGGCGGGGAATTGGTGCTAACATTTCGCATTGATCCAGTAAAACCGGAGTATTTTTCGTGTCGCTGATATAACCCCGTATCTTTTCGATTACGT contains these protein-coding regions:
- a CDS encoding fumarylacetoacetate hydrolase family protein; translation: MKFVTVKHQGKELPGVLKPKESAVYFLRDVLGEDAPNSLLSFIQGNEVPTGKESEIGADEKSGFNGDVIEKIRGYISDTKNTPVLLDQCEMLAPIPRPLRNIICLGMNYQDHVKELKGDDGRPRPIPKVPVYFGKMASEIIGTGGVIELHEEVTNSVDYEVELAAIIGKSGRDIPIEKAFDHIFGYTIMNDVTARDLQSRHQQFIRGKSLDTFTAMGPTILHRDFIKTPVRLDLSCEINGELRQSSNTKNFIFDLPYIISDLSRGTTLQAGDIIATGTPGGVGKGFTPPKYLKSGDRVVCEIESIGTLWNKVAKRG